A genomic region of Arcobacter sp. LA11 contains the following coding sequences:
- the urtA gene encoding urea ABC transporter substrate-binding protein has translation MKKFLAKSLSAAAIVAMATVANAADTIKVGVLHSLSGTMAISETTLKDTVLMLIDEQNKKGGVLGKKLEPVVVDPASNWPLFAEKMRGLLTKDKVDVTFGCWTSVSRKSVLPVIEELNGLLFYPVQYEGEESSKNVFYTGASPNQQAIPAVDYLMNEIGVKRWVLAGTDYVYPRTTNKILESYLKAKGVAAEDIMINYTPFGHSDWQSIVSDVKKFGSAGKKTAVVSTINGDANVPFYKELGNQGISAEDIPVVAFSVGEEELSGLDTKPLVGHLAAWNYFQSAEADVNDEFIKSWKAYTKNPKRVTNDPMEATYIGFKLWVKAVEKAGTTDVDAVSDAIIGLEVPNLTGGTAKMLKNHHLTKPVLIGEIQEDGQFETVWQTEGEVAGDAWSDFLPSSKDTISDWTKPVNCGNYNTVTKKCSGQNY, from the coding sequence ATGAAAAAGTTTTTAGCTAAATCATTATCTGCTGCTGCAATTGTTGCTATGGCTACTGTTGCAAATGCTGCGGATACAATCAAAGTTGGTGTTTTACACTCATTATCTGGAACTATGGCAATTTCAGAAACTACATTAAAAGATACAGTTTTAATGTTAATTGATGAGCAAAATAAAAAAGGTGGGGTTTTAGGAAAAAAATTAGAACCTGTAGTTGTTGACCCTGCGTCAAACTGGCCTTTATTTGCTGAAAAAATGAGAGGTCTTTTAACAAAAGATAAAGTTGATGTAACATTTGGTTGTTGGACATCAGTATCTAGAAAATCTGTTCTTCCAGTTATTGAAGAATTAAATGGATTACTGTTTTACCCAGTTCAATATGAAGGTGAAGAGTCTTCTAAAAATGTATTCTACACAGGTGCATCACCAAACCAACAAGCTATTCCAGCAGTTGATTACTTAATGAATGAAATTGGTGTTAAAAGATGGGTTTTAGCTGGTACTGATTACGTTTATCCAAGAACAACTAATAAAATCTTAGAGTCTTACTTAAAGGCTAAAGGTGTTGCTGCTGAAGATATTATGATTAACTATACTCCATTTGGTCACTCTGATTGGCAATCAATTGTTTCAGATGTTAAGAAGTTTGGATCTGCAGGTAAGAAAACTGCAGTTGTTTCTACAATCAATGGTGATGCAAACGTTCCTTTCTATAAAGAATTAGGTAACCAAGGTATTTCAGCTGAAGATATTCCTGTTGTTGCGTTCTCTGTTGGAGAAGAAGAGTTATCAGGTTTAGATACTAAACCTCTAGTTGGTCATTTAGCTGCGTGGAATTACTTCCAAAGTGCAGAAGCTGACGTAAATGATGAGTTTATTAAATCTTGGAAAGCATATACTAAAAATCCTAAAAGAGTTACAAATGACCCTATGGAAGCTACGTATATTGGATTTAAATTATGGGTAAAAGCTGTTGAAAAAGCTGGTACTACTGATGTTGATGCTGTAAGTGATGCAATCATTGGTCTTGAAGTTCCAAACTTAACAGGTGGAACTGCAAAGATGCTTAAAAATCACCACTTAACAAAACCAGTACTTATTGGAGAAATTCAAGAAGATGGTCAATTTGAAACAGTATGGCAAACAGAAGGTGAAGTTGCTGGAGATGCATGGTCTGATTTCTTACCATCATCAAAAGATACAATCTCTGATTGGACTAAACCAGTTAATTGTGGTAACTACAACACTGTAACAAAAAAGTGTTCTGGTCAAAACTACTAA
- the urtB gene encoding urea ABC transporter permease subunit UrtB codes for MKSNFLKIIFLNLLFISSLFADSFEEDINKLKTNSLKTKQVVVNEITEKYITDERTNILLSKMIKGELFYTKDTGIFVVLEKKDGSIYHTKTFLDNETLEPMKKSKFKKVKTNNKLRSIIKTKIAQMNLFSENVEKRLSSAKNILLNVSTEFEPIINKALKIEKDSSVKNKLLEAKTILDAQNLTGKEQIKAVRELSDFISSKSLSTLKEISVDNSSSEELKKVALKSISSVETTRSYYAVAEKAFFGLSMGSVLLLAAIGLAITFGVMKVINMAHGEMMMIGAYTTYTLQQIMPGLIEYSIILAIPAAFIVSGMVGIIIERLVIRHLYGRPLETLLATFGISLILQQIVRTIYSPLNQEVKTPSWMSGALEINSALSLTYNRLYIIIFALIVFVGILLLLNKTSLGLKVRAVTQNRQMAQAMGIKTSWIDAMTFGLGSGIAGIAGVALSQLTNVGPNLGQAYIVDSFMVVVFGGVGNLWGTLIGAITLGEINKFIEPVAGAVLAKVIILVFIILFIQKRPRGLFPQKGRDAQD; via the coding sequence ATGAAATCGAACTTTTTAAAAATAATCTTTCTTAATTTATTATTCATCTCATCACTTTTTGCAGATAGTTTTGAAGAAGATATTAACAAATTAAAAACTAATAGTTTAAAAACTAAACAAGTTGTTGTTAATGAAATTACAGAAAAATATATTACCGATGAACGAACAAATATACTTTTATCTAAGATGATAAAAGGTGAACTTTTTTATACAAAAGATACAGGAATTTTTGTTGTATTAGAAAAAAAAGATGGAAGTATCTATCATACTAAAACTTTTTTAGATAATGAAACACTTGAACCTATGAAGAAATCAAAGTTTAAAAAAGTAAAAACAAACAATAAATTAAGAAGTATTATTAAGACAAAAATTGCCCAAATGAACTTATTCTCTGAAAATGTAGAAAAAAGATTAAGTTCGGCAAAAAATATCTTACTAAATGTATCAACTGAATTTGAACCAATTATAAATAAAGCTTTAAAAATAGAGAAAGATTCTTCTGTAAAAAATAAATTATTAGAAGCAAAGACTATTTTAGATGCACAAAATTTAACAGGTAAAGAACAGATAAAAGCAGTAAGAGAGTTAAGTGATTTTATCTCTTCAAAATCTCTTTCTACACTAAAAGAAATCTCAGTGGATAATAGTAGTTCAGAAGAACTAAAAAAAGTAGCTTTAAAGTCAATATCTTCAGTAGAGACTACAAGGTCTTATTATGCAGTTGCAGAAAAAGCATTCTTTGGTCTTAGTATGGGTTCTGTTTTATTACTTGCAGCAATTGGTCTAGCAATTACTTTTGGTGTTATGAAAGTAATTAATATGGCTCATGGTGAAATGATGATGATTGGAGCATATACTACTTACACCTTACAACAAATTATGCCAGGACTTATTGAGTATTCAATTATTTTAGCAATTCCTGCTGCATTTATAGTAAGTGGTATGGTTGGAATTATTATTGAAAGACTAGTGATAAGACATTTATATGGAAGACCGCTTGAAACTTTACTTGCAACATTTGGGATTAGTTTAATCTTACAACAAATAGTTAGAACCATCTATTCTCCTTTAAATCAAGAAGTTAAAACGCCTTCTTGGATGAGTGGGGCACTAGAGATTAATAGTGCACTGTCTTTAACATATAATAGACTATATATTATTATTTTTGCACTTATTGTATTTGTTGGCATCTTATTACTTTTAAATAAAACATCATTAGGACTTAAAGTACGTGCTGTAACACAAAATAGACAAATGGCACAAGCAATGGGAATAAAAACTTCATGGATAGATGCAATGACATTTGGCTTGGGTTCTGGGATTGCTGGGATTGCTGGTGTTGCCTTATCTCAACTTACAAATGTAGGTCCAAATCTTGGACAAGCTTATATTGTAGATAGTTTTATGGTTGTAGTATTTGGTGGAGTAGGTAATTTATGGGGAACACTTATTGGAGCAATTACACTTGGTGAGATTAATAAGTTTATCGAACCAGTTGCAGGAGCAGTTCTTGCAAAAGTAATCATACTTGTATTTATCATTTTATTTATACAAAAAAGACCTAGAGGATTATTCCCTCAAAAAGGTCGAGATGCACAGGATTAA